In Natronococcus occultus SP4, the following proteins share a genomic window:
- a CDS encoding helix-turn-helix domain-containing protein, with the protein MSTIAEFRIPAADTVLADSFDRLPTLRVELEAAVSRSQPCLWITDVDRRALDDVLEADPTVETVTLLVEADDRLLYDVTFREERTVCDQLLADGGSLLEAWATDGWWQTRVRFRDRETLCVAHDRLVERGVSVDLRRVTDVEAGSHSRTSLTTEQREALEAALERGYFEIPREISMEELAAELGISHQALSERLRRAYETLVDEEIQPARERA; encoded by the coding sequence ATGTCGACCATCGCCGAGTTTCGGATTCCGGCCGCGGACACGGTCCTGGCCGATTCGTTCGATCGGCTCCCGACGCTGCGCGTCGAGCTCGAGGCGGCCGTCTCGCGGTCCCAGCCCTGCCTCTGGATCACCGACGTCGATCGTCGGGCGCTCGACGACGTCCTCGAGGCGGACCCGACCGTCGAGACCGTGACACTTCTGGTCGAGGCCGACGACCGGCTGCTGTACGACGTCACGTTCCGCGAGGAGCGGACGGTGTGCGACCAGTTGCTCGCCGACGGCGGATCGCTGCTCGAGGCCTGGGCGACGGACGGCTGGTGGCAGACTCGCGTCCGATTCCGGGACCGCGAGACGCTCTGTGTGGCCCACGATCGGCTCGTCGAGCGAGGCGTCAGCGTCGACCTCCGGCGAGTGACCGACGTCGAAGCGGGCTCGCACTCCAGGACGAGCCTGACGACCGAACAACGGGAGGCGCTCGAGGCTGCCCTCGAGCGTGGCTACTTCGAGATCCCCCGGGAGATCTCGATGGAGGAGCTGGCCGCCGAGCTGGGGATCTCCCACCAGGCGCTGTCCGAGCGGCTGCGCCGGGCCTACGAGACGCTCGTCGACGAGGAGATCCAGCCGGCTCGCGAGCGAGCGTGA
- a CDS encoding HAD family hydrolase: MVSEYDYWLLDLDGTLIDVEWSYTREVFDRVGDRLGREFTDQEADIIWSGLTGSRDRQLEAWGIDPHEFWEAFHAEEDPMVRAEQTYLHDDAAFVAELDVPVGLVTHCQEFLCEPVLDNVGIRDWFDARLCCTEETGWKPDPAPVESVLRELGVAHNGHEGVLAGDGANDVGAAWNAGLDAIHVERVGHERRGQCVLGDYRVESFDELPGRP, from the coding sequence ATGGTCTCCGAATACGACTACTGGCTGCTCGACCTCGACGGCACGCTCATCGACGTCGAGTGGTCCTACACCCGGGAGGTGTTCGACCGGGTCGGCGACCGCCTCGGCCGCGAGTTCACCGACCAGGAGGCAGACATCATCTGGAGCGGGCTCACCGGCTCCCGCGACCGCCAGCTCGAGGCCTGGGGGATTGACCCCCACGAGTTCTGGGAGGCGTTCCACGCCGAGGAGGATCCGATGGTCCGTGCCGAACAGACCTACCTGCACGACGACGCTGCGTTCGTCGCCGAGCTCGACGTCCCCGTCGGGCTCGTGACCCACTGCCAGGAGTTCCTCTGCGAGCCCGTGCTGGACAACGTCGGGATCCGCGACTGGTTCGACGCCCGCCTCTGTTGTACCGAAGAAACCGGCTGGAAGCCCGACCCCGCCCCCGTCGAGTCCGTCCTGCGTGAGCTCGGCGTCGCGCACAACGGTCACGAGGGCGTCCTCGCCGGCGACGGCGCGAACGACGTCGGCGCGGCCTGGAACGCCGGCCTCGACGCGATCCACGTCGAACGGGTCGGCCACGAGCGTCGCGGCCAGTGTGTCCTTGGCGACTACCGCGTCGAATCGTTCGACGAACTTCCCGGACGACCCTGA